One Bombina bombina isolate aBomBom1 chromosome 5, aBomBom1.pri, whole genome shotgun sequence DNA segment encodes these proteins:
- the SCX gene encoding basic helix-loop-helix transcription factor scleraxis, whose protein sequence is MSFAMLRHAPPARFRYPEISMLSDDEDSGSDSSGCGDKSFLHPSDRGGKSGDKKCPRLHREPRQRHTANARERDRTNSVNSAFTALRTLIPTEPADRKLSKIETLRLASSYISHLGNVLLLGDTCGDGQPCHTSTPYYQHHPTTTSPKHRESEQGQPKQICTFCLSNQRKLGKDRERKTAIRT, encoded by the coding sequence ATGTCTTTTGCAATGCTGCGCCATGCCCCCCCTGCCCGCTTCCGGTACCCTGAGATCAGCATGCTATCAGATGATGAGGACAGTGGCAGTGACAGTTCGGGATGCGGTGACAAATCttttcttcatccatctgacaGAGGGGGCAAGAGTGGGGACAAGAAATGCCCACGCTTGCACAGAGAGCCTCGCCAACGCCACACGGCCAACGCCCGAGAGAGGGACCGCACCAACAGCGTCAACAGCGCATTTACCGCCCTCCGTACGCTCATTCCAACAGAACCAGCAGACAGAAAGCTCTCTAAAATAGAGACTCTGCGCCTGGCATCCAGCTACATCTCTCATTTGGGCAATGTTCTGTTACTTGGGGACACATGTGGAGATGGACAACCCTGTCACACCAGCACACCTTACTACCAACATCACCCTACGACAACCAGCCCCAAACACAGAGAAAGTGAGCAGGGTCAGCCAAAGCAGATCTGCACCTTCTGCCTCAGCAACCAGAGAAAACTG